From Glycine max cultivar Williams 82 chromosome 11, Glycine_max_v4.0, whole genome shotgun sequence, the proteins below share one genomic window:
- the LOC100803102 gene encoding F-box protein At3g54460 has product MSSDTSFADRKLCGFLCTVLTLTPRDDSDTTDIPFPEPCEIFGEGGEVGFRTPNGVVLGPVLDSLQCGGGGGGGSNKIKRRNKIGMVNGSVSVVHQLHAMVTRKCARIDARVVCVEALPRVVVLVDVYVPVQVWSGWQFPRSGPVAGAVFRHLSCDWNERRSMLSYPDYCRKTYGANESIWNLSDCHVLGCKLHSGVSNSSRKILFQLHEIFKALPGVGKRQTFNSSKIIPMDNICRSGIWELSDDILTKILASLGPMDLTRVSATCHHLRSLAASVMPYTKLNLFPHQRTAVEWMLHRERNAELLPHPLFVALSTEDGFSFHVNTVTGDIVTGEAPTVKDFRGGMFCDEPGLGKTVTALSLIMKTRGTLADPPDGAQVVWCQHNGNQKCGYYEVSVSGNHITGCTTLGKRDVCQDTSRTNDNHDYSSKRARLIDPDQQITKLHDSCSREENKSPVDACFKESMHSNQFTGSLSRIKKNLHFTFEDEAMISKEREIGEGLIKAKHALDVTSHVSQNKSPGKPKGDCFEYNDTWIQCDACHKWRKLVDNSMANSSAAWFCSMNTDPLYQSCSVPEQHFHNICKITHLPGFHLKGTCGGEKQNVSFFTSVLKEHYSLINSQTKKALTWLAKISTDKLAGMETNGIRGPILNICTASNRHFHKIFQAFGLLKRVEKGVCKWYYPQHLNNLTFDVAALGMALREPLDFVRLYLSRATLVVVPANLVDHWKTQIEKHVRPGQLRVYVWTDHQKPSVHCLAWDYDVVITTFSRLSAEWGPRKRSALIQVHWFRIILDEGHTLGSSLNLTNKLQMAISLIASNRWILTGTPTPNTPNSQLPHLQPLLRFLHEESYGLNQKSWEAGVLRPFEAEMEEGRSRLLHLLQKCMISARKIDLQSIPPCTKKVVYLDFNEEHARSYNELVITVRRNILMADWNDPSHIESLLNPKQWKFRSATLKNVRLSCCVAGHIKVTHAGEDIQETMDMLVQSGLDPTSGEYTSVRYNLLYGGHCVRCKEWCRLPLITPCRHLLCLDCVSIDNTKCTYPGCSKLYEMQSREARPENPKPKWPVPKDLIELQPSYKQDNWDPDWQSTSSSKVSYLVQRLKALRGTNEETYFNTENSNDDLHIENSLHRSDDKSSIQTCSMSSTKTNLNPEKVLIFSQFLEHIHAIEQQLTIAGIKYTGMYSPMHSSNKKKSLAMFQHDSNCMALLMDGSAALGLDLSFVTHVFLMEPIWDRSMEEQVISRAHRMGASRPIYVETLAMRGTIEEQMLDFLQDADNFRRSPIKDATESVDDSGGRGYRSLHDFAESSYLLKLRSVYTNLESPKGV; this is encoded by the exons ATGTCCAGCGACACCTCCTTCGCGGACCGCAAGCTCTGCGGTTTCCTCTGTACGGTTCTCACACTCACTCCCCGCGACGACTCAGACACCACCGACATACCCTTCCCCGAGCCATGCGAAATCTTCGGCGAAGGGGGCGAGGTCGGCTTCCGGACCCCGAACGGCGTCGTTCTGGGCCCGGTGCTCGATTCGTTGCAATGCGGCGGTGGCGGCGGTGGCGGCTCCAACAAGATCAAGAGAAGGAACAAGATTGGAATGGTGAACGGGAGCGTGAGCGTGGTTCACCAGCTCCACGCCATGGTCACTCGCAAGTGCGCCAGAATCGACGCTCGCGTGGTGTGCGTTGAAGCGCTTCCTAGGGTTGTGGTGCTGGTTGACGTGTATGTCCCCGTTCAGGTATGGAGTGGCTGGCAGTTTCCGAGATCGGGACCCGTCGCTGGCGCCGTTTTTCGCCATTTGAG CTGTGATTGGAATGAGAGACGTTCAATGCTTTCATATCCAGACTATTGTAGGAAGACTTATGGAGCAAATGAGAGCATTTGGAACCTTTCTGATTGTCATGTACTTGGTTGCAAGCTCCATTCCGGTGTGAGCAATTCTTCAAGGAAAATACTATTTCAACTTCATGAAATTTTTAAGGCACTACCTGGTGTAGGAAAGCGGCAGACATTTAATAGTTCCAAGATAATACCTATGGATAACATTTGCAGATCAGGCATTTGGGAGTTATCTGATGATATTTTAACTAAGATTTTAGCTTCCCTGGGCCCAATGGACCTCACTAGGGTTTCTGCAACATGTCATCATTTAAGATCCTTGGCTGCTTCGGTAATGCCTTATACCAAGTTAAATCTGTTTCCTCATCAGAGGACAGCAGTTGAGTGGATGTTGCATCGTGAGCGAAATGCTGAGCTTTTGCCACATCCGTTATTTGTAGCTCTCTCAACTGAAGATGGCTTTAGTTTCCATGTAAATACTGTAACTGGTGATATTGTTACTGGGGAAGCTCCCACCGTCAAGGATTTTCGTGGAGGAATGTTTTGTGACGAGCCTGGCTTGGGTAAGACTGTAACAGCTCTCTCTCTTATTATGAAGACGCGAGGTACATTGGCAGACCCGCCAGATGGGGCACAAGTAGTCTGGTGTCAACATAATGGTAATCAGAAATGTGGATATTACGAGGTCAGTGTTAGTGGTAATCACATCACTGGTTGTACTACCTTGGGTAAGAGGGATGTGTGCCAAGATACCAGCAGAACTAATGATAACCATGATTACTCCTCCAAAAGAGCCAGATTGATAGATCCTGATCAGCAAATAACTAAACTTCATGATTCATGTTCCAGGGAAGAAAACAAATCACCTGTTGATGCATGTTTCAAGGAATCTATGCATTCAAATCAGTTCACTGGGAGTTTGAGTCGCATAAAGAAAAATCTACATTTCACATTTGAAGATGAAGCTATGATTTCCAAGGAAAGAGAAATTGGTGAAGGATTAATTAAAGCAAAGCATGCATTAGATGTTACATCTCATGTATCTCAAAACAAGTCGCCTGGGAAGCCTAAAGGTGACTGTTTTGAGTACAATGATACATGGATTCAGTGTGATGCTTGTCACAAGTGGCGAAAGCTTGTAGACAATAGTATGGCTAATTCTAGTGCAGCATGGTTTTGTAGTATGAACACTGACCCTCTGTATCAAAGTTGTAGTGTCCCTGAACAACATTTTCATAATATCTGTAAGATAACACACTTGCCAGGGTTTCATTTGAAAGGAACTTGTGGAGGTGAGAAacaaaatgtttcttttttcactAGCGTGCTTAAGGAGCACTACTCCTTGATAAATTCTCAGACAAAGAAGGCCCTGACGTGGTTGGCTAAAATTTCAACAGACAAGCTTGCAGGAATGGAAACAAATGGCATCAGGGGTCCTATTTTAAACATTTGTACTGCATCTAATAGACATTTCCACAAAATATTTCAAGCATTTGGCCTCTTAAAGAGAGTAGAGAAAGGTGTTTGCAAGTGGTACTACCCTCAACATCTTAACAATTTGACTTTTGATGTGGCTGCCCTTGGCATGGCTCTCCGTGAACCATTAGATTTTGTTAGGTTATACTTGTCAAGAGCTACCCTGGTAGTTGTTCCAGCAAACTTGGTTGATCATTGGAAAACGCAAATAGAAAAGCATGTGAGGCCTGGTCAATTGCGGGTTTATGTTTGGACTGATCATCAAAAGCCATCTGTGCATTGTCTTGCATGGGATTATGATGTTGTCATAACTACTTTTAGTCGTTTGAGTGCAGAGTGGGGCCCACGTAAGAGGAGTGCTTTGATTCAAGTGCATTGGTTTAGGATAATTTTAGATGAAGGGCACACTCTTGGGTCAAGCCTGAACTTAACAAACAAGTTGCAAATGGCTATTTCATTGATAGCTTCAAATCGATGGATACTAACAGGAACTCCAACGCCTAACACTCCTAACAGCCAACTTCCTCATCTACAACCATTGCTAAGGTTCCTTCATGAAGAATCTTATGGACTGAATCAAAAGTCATGGGAAGCTGGTGTGCTTAGGCCATTTGAAGCAGAGATGGAGGAAGGGAGGTCTCGTCTGTTACATTTACTTCAAAAATGCATGATTAGTGCTAGAAAGATAGATTTACAAAGCATTCCACCATGCACGAAGAAAGTTGTTTATCTAGATTTTAATGAGGAGCATGCTAGGAGTTACAATGAATTGGTAATCACTGTACGACGTAATATATTGATGGCTGATTGGAATGATCCTTCACATATTGAGAGTCTACTGAATCCAAAACAGTGGAAATTTCGTAGTGCAACTTTAAAAAATGTGAGGCTTTCATGCTGTGTTGCTGGACATATTAAAGTTACACATGCTGGAGAAGATATTCAAGAAACAATGGATATGTTAGTACAAAGTGGTCTGGACCCTACTTCAGGAGAGTATACCTCCGTAAGATATAATCTCTTGTATGGTGGTCACTGTGTCAG GTGCAAGGAATGGTGTCGCCTTCCACTCATTACCCCATGTCGGCATCTGTTGTGCCTTGATTGTGTTTCTATAGACAATACCAAGTGTACTTATCCTGGCTGCAGTAAATTGTATGAGATGCAGAGTAGAGAGGCCCGACCTGAAAATCCTAAACCGAAGTGGCCTGTACCCAAAGATCTTATTGAGCTACAACCTTCATATAAGCAG GATAATTGGGATCCTGATTGGCAATCTACATCTAGTAGTAAAGTCTCCTATCTCGTCCAGAGGTTGAAAGCTTTGCGAGGAACCAATGAAGAGACATACTTCAATACAGAAAATAGCAATGATGATTTGCATATTGAGAATAGTTTGCATAGAAGTGATGACAAATCATCAATTCAGACATGTTCTATGAGCAGCACTAAGACCAATTTGAACCCTGAGAAAGTTCTGATATTTTCTCAATTTCTTGAGCATATACATGCCATTGAACAGCAG TTGACTATTGCTGGTATCAAATATACTGGAATGTATAGCCCAATGCATTCCAGCAACAAG AAGAAGTCATTAGCCATGTTCCAGCATGATTCAAATTGTATGGCACTTCTGATGGATGGAAGTGCTGCATTGGGTCTTGACTTGAGTTTTGTTACGCATGTATTTCTAATGGAGCCAATTTGGGACCGAAG TATGGAGGAGCAAGTAATTAGTCGTGCTCATCGTATGGGTGCTTCTCGTCCTATTTATGTGGAAACATTAGCAATGCGTGGTACAATTGAAGAGCAAATGCTAGACTTTTTACAG GATGCTGATAACTTTAGAAGATCACCAATTAAGGATGCTACCGAATCTGTTGATGATAGTGGGGGACGAGGATATAGATCATTGCATGATTTTGCTGAGAGTAGTTATCTACTGAAACTTAGATCTGTGTATACTAATTTGGAAAGTCCAAAAG GTGTTTGA
- the PRP3 gene encoding repetitive proline-rich cell wall protein 3 precursor, which yields MASFVSFLVLLLAALILMPQGLATYYKPIKKPPVYKPPVYKPPVYKPPVYKPKPPVYKPKPPVYKPPYKKPPYKKPPYGKYPPVEDNTHA from the coding sequence ATGGCTTCCTTTGTATCCTTCCTAGTGCTGCTTCTTGCAGCCCTTATCCTCATGCCTCAAGGGCTTGCTACTTACTACAAACCAATTAAGAAGCCACCAGTGTACAAGCCTCCAGTGTACAAGCCACCAGTGTACAAACCACCGGTTTATAAGCCAAAACCACCGGTTTACAAGCCGAAACCACCGGTTTACAAGCCACCATATAAGAAGCCACCATACAAGAAACCACCTTATGGAAAGTACCCTCCAGTAGAGGACAACACCCATGCCTAA